The following coding sequences lie in one Phycisphaerae bacterium genomic window:
- a CDS encoding NADH-quinone oxidoreductase subunit A — protein MLAGHPYTPILILLLVVIVIVLAIMALSHMIGTARHGHRKDTPYEAGMPPLADARRRFHARFYIVALLFLLFDVEVVLMWPWAVAFHRAAVGQGSIEAVSGQAAGAGLFLVSMMVFVALLLIGLLYAWGRGALHWR, from the coding sequence ATGTTGGCCGGGCATCCGTACACTCCGATTCTCATCCTGCTCCTTGTGGTGATCGTCATCGTGCTGGCCATCATGGCCTTGAGCCACATGATCGGTACCGCTCGTCACGGTCATCGCAAGGATACCCCCTACGAAGCCGGAATGCCGCCTCTAGCCGATGCTCGCCGCCGGTTTCACGCCCGCTTCTACATCGTGGCGTTGCTCTTCCTGCTTTTTGATGTTGAGGTGGTGCTCATGTGGCCTTGGGCTGTGGCTTTCCACCGGGCGGCAGTTGGGCAGGGATCAATCGAGGCCGTATCGGGGCAAGCGGCGGGTGCAGGTCTTTTCCTCGTATCGATGATGGTTTTCGTGGCTCTGCTCTTAATCGGCCTCCTTTACGCGTGGGGGCGGGGAGCACTTCATTGGAGGTAG